Proteins co-encoded in one Plasmodium reichenowi strain SY57 chromosome 10, whole genome shotgun sequence genomic window:
- a CDS encoding plasmepsin VII has translation MNKNIIQIYIFVFILLLKEHIVILKNEEFTNPYSIRKKDMKAIVNVNNKLKSINIHKLDNINKKDLLRSYNENYILIKLKKQDIFSKKLSTYYGQVQIGEQSENNLNVLFDTGSSEVWILNDTCKSSLCNNIHSKYKRTKSFVYKYDKKGLPSAIEIFYLSGKIVAFEGYDTIYLGKKLKIPHTNISFATKVDIPVLEEFKWDGIIGLGFENGDSIKRGIKPFLDILKDDKILT, from the exons atgaataaaaatattattcaaatatacatatttgtttttatattattacttaaagaacatattgttattttaaaaaatgaagaattCACGAATCCTTATTCAATAAGAAAGAAGGATATGAAAGCTATTGtaaatgttaataataaattgaagagtattaatatacataaattagacaatattaataaaaaagatcTTTTAAGAAGttataatgaaaattatattttaataaaattaaaaaagcAGGATATTTTTTCCAAAAAATTATCTACTTATTATGGTCAGGTACAAATAGGTGAACAGTCAGAAAATAATCTGAACGTTCTTTTTGATACAGGTTCATCAGAAGTATGGATTTTAAATGACACTTGTAAAAGTAGTTTgtgtaataatatacatagCAAATATAAGAGGACTAAATCATttgtttataaatatgataagaAGGGTTTACCTTCGGCtatagaaatattttatcttaGCGGGAAAATAGTAGCTTTTGAAG GTTATGATACTATCTATTTAGGGAAAAAACTAAAAATTCCCCACACAAATATTTCCTTCGCT aCCAAGGTTGATATACCAGTATTAGAGGAATTCAAATGG GATGGCATAATTGGCTTGGGCTTTGAAAATGGGGACTCAATTAAGAGAGGAATAAAACCATt TCTAGATATTTTAAAGgatgataaaatattaacaaa
- a CDS encoding hypothetical protein (conserved Plasmodium protein, unknown function), with product MMKCTYIYFFTFYIFTLVICNKETYITLNEYEKKNNFSVRVLKESSLNCGLEMDDEAEIEMRTFWVNIMPHILSDYQFGYAKQKFKVGDHNIAPLNKGLRGMCIGELRRIGISIGNIGKIYYEITLINYTKKYVPQNAEL from the exons ATGATgaaatgtacatatatttacttcttcacattttatatttttacattagtaatatgtaataaagagacttatattacattaaatgaatatgaaaaaaaaaataacttTAGCGTTCGTGTATTGAAAGAATCTTCTCTCAATTGTGGCTTAGAAATGGATGATGAAGCAGAAATAGAAATGAGAACTTTTT GGGTTAATATAATGCCTCATATATTATCA gATTATCAATTCGGATATGCGAAACAGAAATTTAAG gTTGGAGATCATAATATTGCTCCTTTGAATAAAGGTTTAAGAGGAATGTGTATTGGTGAATTGAG ACGAATTGGTATAAGTATTGGTAATATTGGGaaaatttattatgaaataaccttaataaattatacGAAAAAATATGTCCCACAAAATGCAGAACTGTaa
- a CDS encoding thioredoxin-like associated protein 2, putative → MSQNKLYKTNYGYNNPILLNKNERNIKTYVNQKTMTNKLLTTYNRSPLHSNYEHNTPKIIHSSTIKKQGVINENDGDKIYKPNYRDMNHLSNSKYVFSKNTPEYINGRKQMITVFDNIKNEERNKSINYYKNQNMIKIPSSYNSNNGNKIKSNNVKDGVLQLEKGSIQNVAKNMNTFHNKSNANGKCIKKLNNSNYKEVTSNVDDIRLLNKSLSAKISSSIKTNYEKSNISDHKKSTNVKVSKISIENKKNNIRKKENMKWAPKYNKNNNNNNNNNKDHNNKDHKNMIIENVKVVKDPKEINKKKTKIVQNKYKNPLPSYICLHFHDNSLNLNNGLKIFNDMITVDKNQRMKKWNGYEWGIMEKDFHFLLKARYDNKGNIWCINKSYEVLKIMRNKLKNFGHLGKEEIIDIGFDKKNILWCINRKGQLLKWVKTKWDNIQYKGFHKLICFSFDKKGELWAINLKKELAIWNKKNKCWDEKYIKDNLKISCIDFDGDGKLWVVSNSGALLTYSKDQWINFGLVCLDELICISFKKLQERK, encoded by the coding sequence ATGAGTCAAAACAAATTGTATAAAACCAATTATGGATATAATAATCCAATTTtgttaaataaaaatgaacGAAATATAAAGACGTATGTCAACCAAAAGACAATGACcaataaattattaacaACATATAATCGAAGTCCACTACACTCAAATTACGAACATAATACTCCGAAGATTATACATAGTTCTACAATTAAAAAACAAGGTgtaataaatgaaaatgatggagataaaatatacaaacCCAATTATAGAGATATGAATCATTTATCTAACTCCAAATATGTTTTTTCTAAAAATACACctgaatatataaatggaAGAAAACAAATGATAACTGTatttgataatattaaaaatgagGAAAGGAATAAAAgtattaattattataaaaatcaaaatatgATTAAAATACCTTCAAGTtataattcaaataatggaaataaaataaaatcaaaTAATGTTAAGGACGGTGTGTTACAACTTGAAAAAGGTAGTATACAAAATGTTgcaaaaaatatgaatacatttcataataaaagtaatgCAAATGGtaaatgtattaaaaaattaaataatagtaattATAAAGAAGTAACATCAAATGTTGATGACATAAGATTATTGAATAAATCGTTGTCCGCTAAAATTAGCTCAAGTATAAAGACAAATTATGAAAAGAGCAACATTTCGGATCATAAAAAGAGCACAAATGTTAAGGTAAGTAAAATTTCtattgaaaataaaaaaaacaatataagaaaaaaagagaatATGAAATGGGCCccaaaatataataaaaataataataataataataataataataaggatcataataataaggatcataaaaatatgattataGAGAATGTCAAGGTAGTTAAGGATCCCAAAGaaattaacaaaaaaaaaacaaaaattgtacaaaataaatataagaatCCATTACCAAGTTACATATGTTTACATTTTCATGACAATtcattaaatttaaataatggtctcaaaatatttaatgatATGATAACTGTTGATAAGAATCAGAGGATGAAAAAATGGAATGGGTATGAATGGGGTATAATGGAAAAGgattttcattttttattaaaagcTCGATATGACAATAAAGGAAATATATGGTGTATTAATAAATCTTATGAAGTTTTGAAAATTATGagaaataaattaaaaaattttggTCATTTGGGGAAGGAAGAAATTATCGACATTGGATTTGacaaaaagaatatattatggTGTATAAACCGTAAAGGACAATTATTAAAATGGGTTAAAACAAAATGGGATAATATACAATACAAGGGTTTTCataaattaatatgttTCTCCTTTGATAAGAAAGGAGAATTATGGGCGATAAATTTGAAGAAGGAACTTGCCATATGgaataagaaaaataaatgttgGGATGAAAAGTATATTAAGGATAATTTGAAAATATCTTGTATAGATTTTGATGGAGATGGAAAATTATGGGTAGTTTCTAATTCAGGTGCATTATTAACATATTCAAAAGATCAATGGATAAATTTTGGATTGGTTTGCTTGGATGAGTTAATATGTATaagttttaaaaaattgcaagaaagaaaataa
- a CDS encoding bromodomain protein, putative: TIELVDKQTQATPLFYVTARKSDEESVEISKLIIEKYAICNPISKDLMKQTCLFYAAREGHLNLCNYLIEKGCNPNDQDNFGQTCLFYASREGKTDCVLTLIKKGANPNLLDLNKQTCLFYACRDGRYDTVKCLLENGVNPSIKDAQRRTALTFAKGNGHNNIINLLKNVGTLSRSSIDSNAQLGNITMLRRNSSSYIAASSPNESNLNNLTVQAENVPNVNLKTEDNQLRKKYKLQYKPLSDEDPLLWVDAPLIKIKEFERKFPELALWPRNVSQSNVEVNNANDAFNKQWYLLANQLILSLSKYEGGHIFEKLVDAKKQNCPDYYDVIKNPMSFSCIKTKLKKGQYAYPSEFVKDVQLIFDNCSLYNTSNSVVAITGKNIETYFNNQLIVMGYNNFILKEKKINDILKLVEEENIKWSKEKGDQMEEIDELENNQEESSKKE; the protein is encoded by the exons ACAATTGAATTAGTTGATAAACAAACACAAGCTACTCCCTTATTTTATGTAACAGCAAGAAAAAGTGATGAAGAATCAGTTGAAATATCAAAACTAATTATAGAAAAGTATGCAATATGTAATCCGATATCAAAAGATTTAATGAAACAAActtgtttattttatgcAGCTAGAGAAGGTCATCTTAATTTGtgtaattatttaatagaAAAGGGTTGTAACCCGAATGATCAAGATAATTTTGGACAAAcatgtttattttatgcATCCAGAGAAGGAAAAACAGATTGTGTATTaacattaataaaaaaaggagCCAATCCAAATTTACTTGATTTAAACAAACAAACATGTTTGTTCTATGCATGTAGAGATGGAAGGTATGATACTGTTAAATGTTTATTAGAAAACGGTGTTAATCCATCTATAAAAGATGCTCAAAGAAGAACAGCATTAACATTCGCAAAGGGGAATGgtcataataatattattaatcTTCTTAAAAACGTGGGTACCTTAAGTAGGTCATCAATTGACAGTAATGCACAATTGGGAAATATTACAATGTTGAGAA gAAATTCGTCTAGCTATATAGCAGCTAGCTCACCAAACGAAAGTAACCTGAACAATCTGACTGTTCAGGCGGAAAACGTACCCAACGTAAATTTGAAAACTGaag ATAATCAGCTTAGGAAAAAGTACAAGCTTCAATACAAACCTCTGTCCGATGAAGACCCATTATTATGGGTTGACGCTcctttaataaaaataaaagaattcGAGAGAAAATTTCCTGAACTAGCTTTATGGCCCAGAAATGTATCCCAATCAAATGTAGAAGTGAACAATGCTAATGATGCATTTAATAAACAATGGTATTTATTAGCTAATCAATTAATATTAAGTTTAAGTAAATATGAAGGTGGTCATATATTTGAGAAATTAGTAGATGCTAAAAAACAGAATTGTCCAGATTATTATGATGTAATTAAAAACCCAATGTCTTTTAGTTGTATAAAAACCAAATTAAAGAAGGGTCAATATGCATATCCTTCAGAATTTGTAAAAGATGTTCAATTAATTTTTGATAACTGTagtttatataatacttCAAATTCTGTAGTTGCAATTACGGGCAAAAATATCGAAACTTATTTTAATAACCAGTTAATAGTAATGGGATATAATAACTtcattttaaaagaaaaaaaaattaatgacATATTAAAACTTGtagaagaagaaaatattaagtGGAGTAAAGAAAAAGGAGATCAAATGGAGGAAATAGACgaattagaaaataatCAAGAGGAAAGTtcaaaaaaagaatga
- a CDS encoding Sec1 family protein, putative — translation MSLNIQEQQKNSVISMLNLNEYQENGNNRGNLLYYSHDKIWKILIYDKEGQNILAPLLKVGNLRHHGVTLNMNIQKERNSIAEVNAVYLIDNNKENIDKVIEDMVKNMYGSYYINFLSYVSQENFEYFASECVKNNIVSYISRITDRYIKFISLSSSTFSLNIPYCFKILHETNDELIEDVINKITEGLISFLVTLGVVPIIRVSSNSSNPSKMIAQKLHEKIYELLNMRYTNNYVFNSKNIQRPLLILADREIDLSVMIQHAWTYQALIHDVFDIKLNKINIQAVNSNYNNNINNISASYFNKKDTNNCVIKSYDIDTNDTFFKNNCHKPFPDVANNISECLNSYNEKMKNINKNDHTNNANNANFLNLSNNNNNNNNITGGLMNAMNILPEMTEHKRLLDMHTNILTELIKEIKERELDKFYENEFDFECLNDKSCIQYMNNILNSSKGNPMDKYRAFLCLYLAKKKNINIQTIDTFINQLKNLQVDTSSIQFIKQLDKYKSMNININVTNNNTTTLNHSNSTTFKQQLNTYSNIFIDKGYNILQGAKNLLPKRREIKITKLVETLLENKPSTLNDQFMYIDPKTPPNTNHNDKIFIKQENIKECIIFLIGGGNYIEVSALNDLEDKLNKKIIYGTTDFVRPENFVQELNQIGASLM, via the coding sequence ATGTCTCTGAACATTCAAGAACAACAAAAGAATAGTGTCATAAGTATGCTAAATTTGAACGAGTACCAAGAAAATGGAAATAATAGAGGGAATTTATTGTACTATTCACATGACAAGATATggaaaattttaatatatgataaagaAGGACAGAATATTTTAGCTCCCTTATTAAAAGTAGGTAATTTAAGACATCATGGTGTAACattaaatatgaatatacagaaagaaagaaattCGATTGCAGAAGTAAATGCTGTTTATTTaattgataataataaagaaaatatagataaagTTATTGAAGACATggtaaaaaatatgtatggtagttattatataaattttttatcttaTGTTAGTCAAGAaaattttgaatattttgCAAGTGAATgtgtaaaaaataatattgtatcatatatatcaaGAATTACAgatagatatattaaatttattagTTTATCTAGTAGTACCTTTTCTTTAAACATCCCATAttgttttaaaatattacatgAAACAAATGATGAATTAATAGAAGATGTTATCAATAAAATTACAGAAGGTTTAATCTCATTTTTAGTTACATTAGGTGTTGTACCTATTATCAGGGTTTCTTCAAATTCATCTAACCCATCAAAAATGATAGCTCAAAAATTACatgaaaaaatttatgAGCTCTTAAATATGAGATATActaataattatgtatttaattCTAAGAATATACAGAGACCATTACTTATATTGGCAGATAGAGAAATTGATTTAAGTGTTATGATTCAACATGCTTGGACATATCAAGCTTTAATACATGATGTATTTGATATTAagttaaataaaataaatatacaagCAGTTAATagtaattataataataatataaacaatataagtgcttcatattttaataagaAGGATACAAATAATTGTGTTATAAAATCATATGATATTGATACAAATGATaccttttttaaaaataattgtCATAAACCTTTTCCTGATGTAGCAAATAATATTAGTGAATGTCTAAATAGCTATAATGaaaagatgaaaaatattaacaaaaatgaTCATACAAATAATGCAAATAATGCAAATTTTCTTAATcttagtaataataataataataataataatattacagGTGGACTTATGAATGCTATGAATATATTACCAGAAATGACAGAACATAAAAGACTTTTAGATATGcatacaaatatattaacagAATTAATTAAAGAAATCAAAGAGAGAGAATTAGataaattttatgaaaatgaaTTTGATTTTGAATGTTTAAATGATAAGAGTTGTATAcaatatatgaataatattttaaattcaTCAAAAGGAAATCCTATGGATAAATATCGTGCATTTctttgtttatatttagcaaaaaaaaaaaatattaatatacaAACTATTGATACATTTATAAAtcaattaaaaaatttacaaGTAGATACATCCTCAATACAATTTATTAAACAAttagataaatataaatccatgaatataaatataaacgtaacaaataataatacaacCACATTAAATCATTCTAATAGTACGACCTTTAAACAACAACTTAATACTtatagtaatatatttattgatAAAGGATATAACATCTTACAAGGAGCAAAAAACCTATTACCAAAAAGAAGAGAAATCAAAATCACCAAACTTGTTGAAACAttattagaaaataaaCCATCCACATTAAACGATcaatttatgtatatagATCCAAAAACACCACCTAATACTAAtcataatgataaaatatttattaaacaagaaaatattaaagaatGTATTATATTCCTTATCGGAGGAGGAAATTATATTGAAGTCTCCGCCCTAAATGATCTCGAAGATAAActaaacaaaaaaattatttatggTACCACAGATTTTGTTAGACCAGAGAATTTTGTTCAAGAGTTAAATCAAATAGGAGCTTCACTAATGTAG
- a CDS encoding flavoprotein subunit of succinate dehydrogenase — MIRNNKKYIRFMQSSFCRFSNIKTKAYDIIDHHYDAVIVGAGGAGLRSALELSKNKYKVACISKLFPTRSHTVAAQGGINAALGNMTEDDWRWHAYDTIKGSDWLGDQNAIHYMCREAPESVLELEEFGLPFSRTKDGKIYQRAFGGQSLKYGKGGQAYRCAAAADRTGHAMLHTLYGQSLSYNCIFFVEYFVLDLLMLNSNECIGVICINIADGKIHRFFTPHTVIATGGYGRAYLSCTSAHACTGDGNAIVARSKLPLQDLEFVQFHPTGIYPAGCLITEGCRGEGGILRNKEGEAFMMRYAPKAKDLASRDVVSRAMTIEINEQRGCGPNADHIYLDLTHLPYETLKERLPGIMETAKIFAGVDVTKQYIPVLPTVHYNMGGIPTNYKTQVLTQNVNFNKQTNKSNEDIIVKGLYAAGEAASASVHGANRLGANSLLDIVVFGKRAALTIMEIDKPNIPKINANTNIGEESIQRLDHIRFNKGSIQTSQLRKKMQICMQKHAAVFRIGPLLQEGYKQILEICSIFKDIEITDKTLTWNTDLLETLELENLLTLASQTILAAVERKESRGAHARDDFPERDDKNYLKHSLTWMTDRNIENTKYFTTYRDVITKPLDNEMEYVPPVKRVY; from the coding sequence ATGATTaggaataataaaaaatacataagATTTATGCAATCAAGTTTTTGTAGATTCTCAAATATTAAAACGAAAGCATATGATATAATTGATCATCATTATGATGCAGTAATTGTAGGAGCTGGAGGTGCTGGATTAAGATCTGCATTGGAATTatctaaaaataaatacaagGTAGCATGTATCAGTAAATTGTTTCCAACACGATCACATACTGTAGCTGCTCAAGGTGGAATAAATGCAGCTTTAGGTAATATGACTGAAGATGATTGGAGATGGCATGCTTATGATACTATTAAAGGTTCAGATTGGCTTGGGGATCAAAACGCTATTCATTATATGTGTAGAGAAGCTCCTGAATCTGTGTTAGAATTAGAAGAATTTGGACTCCCCTTTTCAAGAACAAAAGATGggaaaatatatcaaaGAGCTTTTGGAGGACAAAGTTTAAAATATGGTAAAGGAGGACAAGCTTATAGATGTGCTGCCGCTGCTGATAGAACAGGACATGCCATGTTACATACATTATATGGACAATCCTTATCTTACaattgtatattttttgtagaatattttgttttagATTTACTTATGTTAAATTCTAATGAATGTATTGGGgtaatatgtattaatatagCAGATGGAAAAATACATAGATTTTTTACACCACATACTGTTATAGCTACCGGGGGATATGGTCGAGCTTATTTGTCTTGTACATCTGCTCATGCATGTACAGGAGATGGTAATGCAATTGTAGCTAGAAGTAAATTACCATTACAAGATTTAGAATTTGTACAATTCCATCCAACCGGTATATACCCAGCTGGATGCTTAATTACTGAAGGATGTAGAGGAGAAGGTGGTattttaagaaataaagAAGGAGAAGCCTTTATGATGAGATATGCTCCTAAAGCAAAAGATTTAGCTAGTCGTGATGTTGTTAGTAGAGCTATGACCATAGAAATTAATGAACAAAGAGGATGTGGGCCAAACGCAgatcatatatatttagatTTAACACATTTACCATATGAAACATTAAAAGAAAGATTACCAGGTATAATGGAAACTGCAAAAATATTTGCGGGAGTTGATGTAACTAAACAATATATTCCTGTGTTACCAACAgttcattataatatggGTGGAATTCCAACTAATTATAAAACACAAGTATTAACACAAAACgtaaattttaataaacaAACTAATAAATCAAATGAAGATATTATTGTAAAAGGTCTTTATGCTGCGGGAGAAGCGGCATCAGCATCGGTTCATGGAGCAAATCGGCTAGGAGCTAATTCACTTTTAGATATTGTCGTTTTTGGTAAAAGAGCTGCACTAACTATTATGGAGATAGATAAACCAAATATTCCTAAAATAAATGCAAATACTAATATAGGTGAAGAATCTATACAAAGATTAGATCATATAAGATTTAATAAAGGTAGTATACAAACATCGcaattaagaaaaaaaatgcaAATATGCATGCAAAAACATGCTGCTGTTTTTAGAATTGGACCGTTATTACAAGAAGGTTATAAACAAATTCTTGAAATATGTTCCATTTTTAAAGACATAGAAATTACTGATAAAACGTTAACATGGAACACAGATTTATTAGAAACATTAGAACTTGAAAATTTACTAACACTCGCATCACAAACTATCTTAGCAGCTGTTGAAAGAAAAGAATCAAGAGGTGCTCATGCTCGTGACGATTTCCCAGAACGAGATGATAAAAACTATTTAAAACATTCCTTAACATGGATGACTGACAGAAATATTGAgaatacaaaatattttacaacTTACAGGGATGTTATAACAAAACCATTAGATAATGAAATGGAATATGTTCCACCTGTTAAACGtgtttattaa
- a CDS encoding apicoplast ribosomal protein L27 precursor, putative: MKNKVVIIYFLVYITYVILAKSKNDLKVKKAYLRYGKNDQNIQNRKREKRNHMYLNNCSLLSSKNNNVNKTFFKYNKFIDQNNDKEYFKKSFFKNGSIIKFRYTHELWAKKKGVGSSRNGRDSNPKNLGVKVLGNNFAHAGNIIVRQRGRTFKPGNGVKQGRDFTLIAVKSGKVHFFNRVVSIIDVSEPKPLTFKDIYQENPTIIGLSKMWMSA, translated from the coding sequence ATGAAAAATAAGGTTGTCATAATTTACTTTTTAGTATACATTACATATGTCATATTAGCTAAGTCAAAAAATGACCTTAAAGTTAAGAAGGCCTATTTAAGATATGGAAAGAATGAtcaaaatattcaaaatagGAAACgagaaaaaagaaatcaTATGTATTTGAATAACTGCAGTTTGTTGTCATCaaagaataataatgtgaataaaacatttttcaaatataataaatttattgatcaaaataatgacaaagaatattttaagaaatctttttttaaaaatgggagtataataaaatttagATATACTCATGAATTGTGggcaaaaaaaaaaggagtAGGAAGTAGTCGAAATGGTAGAGATAGTAATCCAAAGAATTTGGGAGTGAAAGTATTAGGTAATAATTTTGCACATGCTGGGAATATTATAGTTAGACAAAGAGGACGTACTTTTAAACCTGGTAATGGAGTAAAACAAGGAAGAGATTTTACACTAATAGCTGTTAAATCAGGAAAGgtccatttttttaatcGTGTTGTAAGTATTATTGATGTTAGTGAACCGAAACCATTGACATTCAAGGATATATATCAAGAAAATCCTACCATTATAGGTTTATCAAAAATGTGGATGTCAGCTTGA